One genomic region from Nocardioides plantarum encodes:
- a CDS encoding DUF6167 family protein, translated as MSRTLWFAAGAGAGLYAAVRARRAAEVLTVDGLQDRVGAAVVGLRMFRDEVAQGKADTESQLRERMGLALHEHRELDTPTPRSIEKEAGSS; from the coding sequence ATGAGCCGGACCCTGTGGTTCGCCGCGGGGGCCGGGGCCGGGCTCTACGCCGCCGTCCGCGCCCGTCGCGCCGCCGAGGTGCTCACCGTCGACGGCCTGCAGGACCGCGTGGGCGCCGCCGTGGTGGGCCTGCGGATGTTCCGCGACGAGGTCGCCCAGGGCAAGGCCGACACCGAATCCCAGTTGCGCGAGCGGATGGGCCTGGCGCTCCATGAGCACCGCGAGCTGGACACCCCCACACCGAGAAGCATCGAGAAGGAAGCAGGCAGCAGCTGA
- a CDS encoding replication-associated recombination protein A, translating to MPARDLPPAAGGGGSLSSAGHASAPLAVRMRPRTLDELAGQAQLRAPGSPLHQLIEGDQSMSLLLWGPPGTGKTTIASILSRQTGRRFVEVSAVSAGVKDVRAAIDTARNALVRTGAETVLFVDEVHRFSKAQQDALLPGVENRWVTLVAATTENPFFSVISPLLSRSLLLRLESLTDDDVRSVMHSALADAERGLGGAFEIDDEALDHLVRLAGGDARRSLTYLEAAAGAATARGSAQIDLETAETAVDRAAVRYDRQGDQHYDITSAFIKSIRGSDADAAMHYLARMIEAGEDPRFIARRLVILASEDIGLADPTALQTAVAAAQAVQLIGMPEAAFNLAHAVIALAVAPKSNAVTLALAASRADVRAGKVGTVPPHLRDAHYAGSKDLGHGTSYTYSHDEPYGIAEQQYAPDVIAEAAYYRPKEIGAESAIKERWERVRRIIRGSP from the coding sequence CTGCCCGCTCGGGACCTGCCGCCGGCAGCAGGGGGCGGGGGGTCGCTCTCCTCGGCCGGCCACGCGTCGGCGCCGCTCGCCGTACGGATGCGTCCGCGCACCCTCGACGAGCTCGCCGGCCAGGCCCAGTTGCGCGCCCCGGGCTCGCCGCTGCACCAGCTGATCGAGGGCGACCAGTCGATGTCGCTGCTGCTCTGGGGTCCGCCCGGCACCGGCAAGACGACGATCGCCTCGATCCTGTCGCGCCAGACCGGGCGCCGGTTCGTCGAGGTCTCGGCGGTGTCCGCCGGGGTCAAGGACGTGCGGGCCGCGATCGACACCGCCCGCAACGCCCTGGTCCGCACCGGGGCCGAGACGGTGCTGTTCGTCGACGAGGTGCACCGCTTCAGCAAGGCCCAGCAGGACGCGCTGCTCCCCGGCGTCGAGAACCGGTGGGTGACCCTGGTCGCCGCCACGACCGAGAACCCGTTCTTCTCGGTGATCTCGCCGCTGCTGTCGCGCAGCCTGCTGCTGCGCCTGGAGTCGTTGACCGACGACGACGTCCGCTCGGTCATGCACTCCGCCCTGGCCGACGCCGAGCGGGGGCTGGGCGGGGCCTTCGAGATCGACGACGAGGCCCTCGACCACCTGGTGCGCCTGGCCGGCGGTGACGCCCGGCGGTCCCTGACCTACCTCGAGGCGGCGGCCGGCGCCGCGACGGCCCGCGGCTCGGCGCAGATCGACCTGGAGACCGCCGAGACCGCCGTGGACCGGGCCGCGGTGCGCTACGACCGGCAGGGCGACCAGCACTACGACATCACCAGCGCCTTCATCAAGTCGATCCGCGGGTCCGACGCCGACGCCGCGATGCACTACCTGGCCCGGATGATCGAGGCGGGGGAGGACCCGCGCTTCATCGCCCGGCGCCTGGTCATCCTGGCCTCGGAGGACATCGGGCTGGCCGACCCGACCGCCCTGCAGACCGCGGTCGCCGCCGCCCAGGCCGTCCAGCTGATCGGCATGCCCGAGGCAGCCTTCAACCTCGCCCACGCGGTGATCGCGCTCGCGGTGGCGCCCAAGTCCAACGCGGTCACGCTGGCCCTGGCGGCCTCGCGCGCCGACGTCCGCGCCGGCAAGGTCGGGACCGTCCCGCCCCACCTGCGCGACGCGCACTACGCGGGCTCCAAGGACCTGGGTCACGGCACCAGCTACACCTACAGCCACGACGAGCCCTACGGCATCGCCGAGCAGCAGTACGCCCCCGACGTCATCGCCGAGGCGGCCTACTACCGCCCCAAGGAGATCGGGGCCGAGTCCGCGATCAAGGAGCGCTGGGAGCGGGTCCGGCGGATCATCCGGGGAAGTCCCTGA
- a CDS encoding ABC transporter ATP-binding protein, which translates to MTESPSTGGLHKGVPDDPFTAVAENAHTAAQLDPSAEPVLSVDNLRMYFPVMSGGLVRRKIGDVQAVDGLSFEVPAGGSLGLVGESGCGKSTTGRLVSRLYKPTTGSMRFGDVDLAQLSEKEMKPLRREVQMIFQDPYSSLNPRHTVGQIVGTPLRVHKVVPKNKVLGRVQELLQVVGLNPEHYNRYPNEFSGGQRQRIGIARALALQPKLMVADEPVSALDVSIQAQVINLLQDIQRDFGVAFLFIAHDLAVVRHFCPEVAVMYLGKIVEIGDRNSIYDNAHHPYTQALLSAVPDIKQAATGGRRERIRLTGDVPSPINPPSGCRFRTRCPIAQEICAKHEPPLLQIGPRQKVACHFPGRINQPPDTPITARMLGVDHQGSPDPGSTPSEEITTIPGYADTWFDLDTRTFGRA; encoded by the coding sequence ATGACCGAGTCCCCGTCCACCGGAGGACTGCACAAGGGCGTGCCGGACGACCCGTTCACTGCGGTCGCCGAGAACGCGCACACCGCCGCGCAGCTCGACCCGTCGGCCGAGCCGGTGCTGTCCGTCGACAACCTGCGGATGTACTTCCCGGTGATGTCCGGCGGGCTGGTCCGCCGCAAGATCGGTGACGTCCAGGCCGTCGACGGCCTGTCCTTCGAGGTCCCGGCCGGCGGCTCGCTCGGTCTGGTCGGCGAGTCCGGCTGCGGCAAGTCGACCACCGGTCGGCTCGTCTCGCGGCTCTACAAGCCGACCACCGGCTCGATGCGCTTCGGCGACGTCGACCTCGCGCAGCTGTCGGAGAAGGAGATGAAGCCGCTGCGCCGCGAGGTGCAGATGATCTTCCAGGACCCCTACAGCTCGCTCAACCCGCGTCATACCGTCGGGCAGATCGTCGGCACCCCGCTGCGCGTGCACAAGGTGGTGCCCAAGAACAAGGTCCTCGGGCGGGTGCAGGAGCTGCTCCAGGTCGTGGGTCTCAACCCCGAGCACTACAACCGCTACCCCAACGAGTTCTCCGGCGGTCAGCGCCAGCGCATCGGCATCGCGCGTGCCCTGGCCCTGCAGCCGAAGCTGATGGTGGCCGACGAGCCGGTGTCCGCGCTCGACGTGTCGATCCAGGCGCAGGTGATCAACCTCCTGCAGGACATCCAGCGCGACTTCGGGGTGGCGTTCCTGTTCATCGCCCACGACCTCGCCGTCGTACGCCACTTCTGCCCCGAGGTGGCGGTGATGTACCTCGGCAAGATCGTCGAGATCGGCGACCGCAACAGCATCTACGACAACGCCCACCACCCCTACACGCAGGCGCTGCTGTCGGCGGTGCCCGACATCAAGCAGGCCGCCACCGGTGGGCGCCGCGAGCGGATCCGGCTGACCGGCGACGTGCCCAGCCCGATCAACCCGCCGTCGGGCTGCCGGTTCCGCACCCGCTGCCCGATCGCGCAGGAGATCTGCGCCAAGCACGAGCCGCCGCTGCTGCAGATCGGGCCGCGCCAGAAGGTCGCCTGCCACTTCCCGGGGCGGATCAACCAGCCGCCGGACACGCCGATCACCGCGCGGATGCTGGGCGTCGACCACCAGGGCAGCCCCGACCCGGGCTCGACCCCGTCGGAGGAGATCACCACCATCCCCGGCTACGCCGACACGTGGTTCGACCTGGACACGAGGACGTTTGGACGAGCCTGA
- a CDS encoding ABC transporter ATP-binding protein, translating to MSELLSSSSSSPHLAKGELGEPYLQVSDLTVRFPTADGLVQAVSDLSYSVELGKTLGIVGESGSGKSVSSMAVLGLHDSRTAQITGSIKVGGTEIVGISEGKLRQLRGNAMAMIFQDALAALHPFYRVGAQLGEAYKVHHPSATRRETRKRAIEMLDRVGIPEPAGRVDNFPHQFSGGMRQRVMIAMGLINNPKLLIADEPTTALDVTVQAQILDLLQDLQAEYNSAVVLITHDLGVIAEIADDVLVMYGGRAVEQGSTKDILVRPEMPYTWGLLSSVPEISSDPDARMIPIPGTPPSLLNPPKGCAFEPRCVHKDKVPGDLCATTLPPMSPGSRNPAHLKRCHLADPEAIYITEVLPEIAPSLAEELS from the coding sequence ATGAGCGAACTCCTGTCCAGCTCCTCCTCGTCTCCCCACCTCGCCAAGGGCGAGCTCGGTGAGCCCTACCTCCAGGTCAGTGACCTCACGGTGCGGTTCCCCACCGCCGACGGGCTGGTCCAGGCCGTCAGCGACCTGAGCTACTCCGTCGAGCTCGGCAAGACCCTCGGCATCGTCGGTGAGTCGGGCTCGGGCAAGTCGGTCTCGAGCATGGCCGTGCTCGGCCTGCACGACTCCCGGACCGCCCAGATCACCGGGTCGATCAAGGTCGGCGGCACCGAGATCGTCGGCATCTCCGAGGGCAAGCTGCGTCAGCTGCGCGGCAACGCCATGGCGATGATCTTCCAGGACGCCCTCGCGGCGCTGCACCCGTTCTACCGGGTCGGCGCGCAGCTGGGGGAGGCCTACAAGGTCCACCACCCCTCCGCGACCCGGCGCGAGACGCGCAAGCGCGCCATCGAGATGCTCGACCGGGTCGGTATCCCCGAGCCGGCCGGGCGCGTGGACAACTTCCCGCACCAGTTCTCCGGCGGCATGCGTCAGCGCGTGATGATCGCGATGGGCCTGATCAACAACCCCAAGCTCCTGATCGCCGACGAGCCGACGACCGCGCTCGACGTGACCGTCCAGGCCCAGATCCTCGACCTGCTGCAGGACCTGCAGGCCGAGTACAACTCCGCCGTCGTGCTGATCACCCACGACCTCGGCGTGATCGCCGAGATCGCCGACGACGTGCTGGTGATGTACGGCGGCCGCGCGGTCGAGCAGGGCTCGACCAAGGACATCCTGGTCCGGCCCGAGATGCCCTACACCTGGGGCCTGCTGTCGAGCGTGCCCGAGATCAGCTCCGACCCCGACGCGCGGATGATCCCGATCCCCGGCACCCCGCCGAGCCTGCTCAACCCGCCGAAGGGCTGCGCCTTCGAGCCGCGCTGTGTCCACAAGGACAAGGTGCCCGGCGACCTGTGCGCCACGACCCTGCCGCCGATGTCGCCCGGCTCGAGGAACCCCGCACACCTCAAGCGCTGCCACCTGGCCGACCCGGAGGCGATCTACATCACCGAGGTGCTGCCGGAGATCGCGCCGTCCCTCGCCGAGGAGCTGTCATGA
- a CDS encoding ABC transporter permease, whose translation MAGFIVRRLLTAFLVVVLTSIFVFVLFFKGLGDAPANQACERALKDRCTSEAREVFAERMDLRKPLTENYKNFVVGIFKGREISLGASPQKYACPAPCLGISIGNGNALVTDELKDKYPATLTLAVGGAAIYLVLGVVLGSVAARRRGSALDRGMMASTLVISSIPFYLVALLSWIYLTQQAQVFPQTGYFPITDNPAKTAAGLLLPWLVIGLTNATQYARFSRGQMVDVLSEDYIRTASAKGLRSNRVVFKHGLRAAIVPVITIFGLDFATLLAGTVFTERIFGIDGIGNWSIQALRNPLDFSVISAAVLVSATLVVLANLIVDILYSFLDPRVTVS comes from the coding sequence ATGGCAGGATTCATCGTCAGGCGCCTCCTGACGGCCTTTCTCGTGGTGGTGCTGACCTCCATCTTCGTCTTCGTCCTCTTCTTCAAGGGGCTCGGCGACGCTCCTGCCAACCAGGCCTGCGAGCGCGCGCTCAAGGACCGCTGCACCTCGGAGGCCCGCGAGGTGTTCGCCGAGCGGATGGACCTGCGCAAGCCGCTCACCGAGAACTACAAGAACTTCGTGGTCGGCATCTTCAAGGGCCGCGAGATCAGCCTCGGCGCCTCGCCCCAGAAGTACGCCTGCCCCGCGCCGTGCCTCGGCATCTCGATCGGCAACGGCAACGCCCTGGTCACCGACGAGCTCAAGGACAAGTACCCCGCCACGCTGACGCTCGCGGTCGGCGGGGCCGCCATCTACCTCGTGCTGGGCGTGGTCCTCGGCTCGGTCGCGGCCAGACGACGAGGCAGCGCCCTCGACCGCGGGATGATGGCCAGCACCCTGGTGATCTCCTCGATCCCGTTCTACCTGGTCGCCCTGCTGAGCTGGATCTACCTCACCCAGCAGGCCCAGGTCTTCCCGCAGACGGGCTACTTCCCGATCACCGACAACCCGGCCAAGACGGCGGCAGGACTCCTGCTGCCCTGGCTGGTCATCGGCCTCACCAACGCCACCCAGTACGCGCGCTTCTCTCGTGGACAGATGGTCGACGTGCTGAGCGAGGACTACATCCGCACCGCCTCGGCCAAGGGCCTGCGATCCAACCGCGTCGTGTTCAAGCACGGCCTGCGTGCCGCGATCGTCCCGGTCATCACGATCTTCGGGCTCGACTTCGCCACGCTGCTGGCCGGCACCGTGTTCACCGAGCGGATCTTCGGCATCGACGGCATCGGCAACTGGAGCATCCAGGCGCTGCGCAACCCGCTCGACTTCAGCGTCATCAGTGCCGCGGTCCTGGTGAGCGCCACGCTCGTGGTGCTCGCCAACCTGATCGTCGACATCCTCTACAGCTTCCTCGACCCCCGGGTGACCGTGTCATGA
- a CDS encoding ABC transporter substrate-binding protein, translating into MRLKAPLIAITAVSMAALAACGGSGDDKNDNPGNGESSQNDNLANTGDGTDPEAKGPVTIDGATEGGIVNVPTNVGFTTTIDPSEAYYIDTSSILRGLITRSLTQYKYDAESKQMILVPDLATDLGTPNDDFTEWKFTIRDGVKWEDGTPVTADEVLFGVKRSMDRDAFPTGATYSNDYFLGGDKYKGPYTDPKGEFDGVTVDGSTLTFKMSKPFPDMPYWGAFPAMGAVKEGADSEPAKYATRPLSNGPYKIKSYTVAKSLVLERNDQWDATTDPARTQYPDGYNFSSQVESAKVDQILLGDSGDGQTTLTYDNLLSSDYNKMSQDDPDRIVAGGQPCTNYTAPDNRKITDKLIRQAYAWAYPYKDVILASGDIPGVTAIPATNLMPPGLPGRTEYNVLDHGDFATDAAKSKALLKEAGAEGYELKFLFTSDDPIGVKVKDAVVKGLEAGGFKATPVSTTLADNAADRANPDKDINIRSGGWCSDWPSGASWIPPLLGSTDVENSKSLQANYAAFSEPDVDAKIADIQTQPIEDQPGLWNDLDKEIAEKYFPIITRWYGGVVMAHGSKIQGMENDSVFGMPTWKDIHVG; encoded by the coding sequence ATGCGGCTGAAAGCTCCGCTGATCGCCATCACCGCTGTCTCGATGGCGGCCCTCGCCGCCTGCGGTGGCAGTGGCGACGACAAGAACGACAACCCCGGCAACGGCGAATCGTCCCAGAACGACAACCTCGCCAACACCGGTGACGGCACCGACCCCGAGGCCAAGGGTCCGGTCACCATCGACGGCGCCACCGAGGGTGGGATCGTCAACGTCCCGACCAACGTCGGGTTCACCACGACGATCGACCCCTCCGAGGCCTACTACATCGACACGTCGTCGATCCTCAGGGGACTCATCACCCGGTCGCTCACCCAGTACAAGTACGACGCCGAGTCCAAGCAGATGATCCTGGTCCCCGACCTGGCCACCGACCTGGGCACCCCCAACGACGACTTCACGGAGTGGAAGTTCACCATCCGTGACGGCGTCAAGTGGGAGGACGGCACCCCCGTCACCGCCGACGAGGTCCTCTTCGGCGTCAAGCGCTCGATGGACCGCGACGCGTTCCCGACCGGCGCGACCTACTCCAACGACTACTTCCTCGGTGGCGACAAGTACAAGGGCCCCTACACCGACCCCAAGGGCGAGTTCGACGGCGTCACCGTCGACGGGAGCACCCTCACCTTCAAGATGAGCAAGCCCTTCCCCGACATGCCCTACTGGGGCGCGTTCCCGGCCATGGGTGCGGTCAAGGAGGGCGCGGACTCCGAGCCCGCCAAGTACGCCACCCGCCCGCTGTCCAACGGTCCCTACAAGATCAAGTCCTACACGGTCGCCAAGAGCCTCGTGCTCGAGCGCAACGACCAGTGGGACGCCACCACGGACCCGGCTCGCACCCAGTACCCCGACGGCTACAACTTCTCCTCGCAGGTCGAGTCGGCCAAGGTCGACCAGATCCTGCTCGGCGACTCCGGTGACGGTCAGACGACCCTCACCTACGACAACCTGCTGTCGTCGGACTACAACAAGATGAGCCAGGACGACCCCGACCGGATCGTCGCCGGTGGTCAGCCGTGCACCAACTACACGGCCCCCGACAACCGCAAGATCACCGACAAGCTGATCCGCCAGGCCTACGCCTGGGCCTACCCCTACAAGGACGTCATCCTCGCCAGCGGTGACATCCCGGGCGTCACGGCCATCCCGGCCACCAACCTGATGCCCCCGGGCCTGCCCGGCCGCACCGAGTACAACGTGCTCGACCACGGCGACTTCGCGACCGACGCCGCCAAGTCGAAGGCGCTCCTCAAGGAGGCCGGCGCCGAGGGCTACGAGCTGAAGTTCCTCTTCACCAGCGACGACCCGATCGGTGTCAAGGTCAAGGACGCCGTCGTCAAGGGCCTCGAGGCCGGTGGCTTCAAGGCCACCCCCGTCTCCACGACCCTGGCCGACAACGCCGCCGACCGCGCCAACCCGGACAAGGACATCAACATCCGCTCCGGTGGCTGGTGCTCCGACTGGCCCTCCGGCGCCAGCTGGATCCCGCCGCTCCTCGGCTCGACCGACGTCGAGAACAGCAAGTCGCTGCAGGCCAACTACGCCGCGTTCTCCGAGCCCGACGTGGACGCCAAGATCGCTGACATCCAGACCCAGCCGATCGAGGACCAGCCCGGCCTGTGGAACGACCTCGACAAGGAGATCGCGGAGAAGTACTTCCCGATCATCACCCGCTGGTACGGCGGTGTCGTGATGGCCCACGGATCCAAGATCCAGGGCATGGAGAACGACTCGGTGTTCGGTATGCCGACCTGGAAGGACATCCACGTCGGCTGA
- a CDS encoding ABC transporter permease — protein MEPPPGEKKVAGKSPTRIAFDRLRKDKVAVVCTIVVILLVIAAAFAPLINKMLNIYGEASSLPYSPTDVLYFGGPNNGLPNVGPPVNGFTADHPLGLSPGQGLDNLARLLLGLRTSLLIATLATVISTIVGVVIGLVAGFSRGWLDRLLMFTTDLFLSFPFILGAMAMAPILRARFNDEDIDGLGRAQLIALIVILVFFGWMGLARLIRGQVLSLREREFIQAAQVIGVPTRQILFKELLPNMVAPIIVSISLSLPAFVTAEAGLSYLGIGLTGQPSLGQTIFDAQNYFEVYPLYLWAPVVTITILVLALNLLGDAIRDAFDPKTRR, from the coding sequence GTGGAGCCCCCGCCCGGCGAGAAGAAGGTCGCCGGCAAGTCTCCGACCCGGATCGCGTTCGACCGGCTCCGCAAGGACAAGGTCGCCGTCGTCTGCACGATCGTCGTCATCCTGCTGGTCATCGCCGCGGCGTTCGCCCCGCTGATCAACAAGATGCTCAACATCTACGGCGAGGCCAGCTCGCTGCCCTACTCGCCGACCGACGTCCTCTACTTCGGCGGACCCAACAACGGCCTGCCCAACGTCGGCCCGCCGGTCAACGGCTTCACCGCCGACCACCCCCTGGGTCTGTCGCCCGGTCAGGGGCTCGACAACCTGGCGCGGCTCCTGCTCGGGCTGCGCACCTCGCTGCTCATCGCGACCCTGGCCACGGTGATCAGCACGATCGTCGGCGTCGTCATCGGCCTCGTGGCGGGGTTCTCCCGCGGCTGGCTCGACCGGTTGCTGATGTTCACCACCGACCTGTTCCTGTCGTTCCCCTTCATCCTCGGCGCGATGGCGATGGCCCCGATCCTGCGGGCGCGATTCAACGACGAGGACATCGACGGCCTGGGCCGCGCCCAGCTGATCGCGCTGATCGTGATCCTGGTGTTCTTCGGCTGGATGGGCCTGGCCCGGCTGATCCGCGGTCAGGTGCTCTCCCTGCGCGAGCGCGAGTTCATCCAGGCCGCGCAGGTGATCGGCGTGCCGACGCGACAGATCCTGTTCAAGGAGCTGCTGCCCAACATGGTGGCCCCGATCATCGTGTCGATCTCGCTGTCGCTGCCGGCCTTCGTGACCGCCGAGGCGGGCCTGTCCTACCTCGGTATCGGCCTGACCGGTCAGCCCTCGCTGGGACAGACCATCTTCGACGCGCAGAACTACTTCGAGGTCTACCCGCTCTACCTGTGGGCGCCCGTCGTCACCATCACCATCCTGGTGCTGGCCCTCAATCTCCTGGGTGACGCCATCCGGGATGCGTTCGACCCCAAGACTCGCCGGTGA